The following are encoded in a window of Bacillus sp. SORGH_AS_0510 genomic DNA:
- a CDS encoding XapX domain-containing protein, translating to MKEVFMALIAGLIVGMLFKFLKLPLPAPPVFSAVVGVFGVYFGGIVLDWITKLIQQ from the coding sequence ATGAAAGAAGTCTTTATGGCATTAATTGCTGGGTTAATTGTTGGTATGCTATTTAAGTTTTTAAAACTACCTTTACCTGCACCTCCTGTGTTTTCAGCTGTAGTTGGGGTATTCGGTGTTTACTTTGGTGGTATTGTTCTTGACTGGATTACAAAGTTAATTCAACAATAA